A single Balaenoptera ricei isolate mBalRic1 chromosome 13, mBalRic1.hap2, whole genome shotgun sequence DNA region contains:
- the POU3F3 gene encoding POU domain, class 3, transcription factor 3 → MATAASNPYLPGNSLLAAGSIVHSDAAGAGGGGGGGGGGGGGGAGGGGMPPGSAAVTSGAYRGDPASVKMVQSDFMQGAMAASNGGHMLSHAHQWVTALPHAAAAAAAAAAAAVEASSPWSGSAVGMAGSPQQPPPPPPPPPPQGPDVKGGAGRDDLHAGSALHHRGPPHLGPPPPPPPPHQGHPGGWGAAAAAAAAAAAAAAAAHLPSMAGGQQPPPQSLLYSQPGGFTVNGMLSAPPGPGGGGGGGAGGGAQSLVHPGLVRGDTPDLAEHHHHHHHHAHAHPPHPHHAQGPPHHGGGGGAGPGLNSHDPHSDEDTPTSDDLEQFAKQFKQRRIKLGFTQADVGLALGTLYGNVFSQTTICRFEALQLSFKNMCKLKPLLNKWLEEADSSTGSPTSIDKIAAQGRKRKKRTSIEVSVKGALESHFLKCPKPSAQEITNLADSLQLEKEVVRVWFCNRRQKEKRMTPPGIQQQTPDDVYSQVGTVSADTPPPHHGLQTSVQ, encoded by the coding sequence ATGGCCACGGCGGCCTCTAACCCCTACCTGCCGGGGAACAGCCTGCTAGCGGCCGGCTCGATCGTCCACTCGGACGCGGCgggggccggcggcggcggcgggggcggcggcggcggcggcggcggcggggcgggcggcggcggcatGCCGCCCGGCAGCGCCGCCGTGACCTCGGGTGCCTACCGGGGGGACCCGGCCTCCGTCAAGATGGTGCAGAGCGACTTCATGCAGGGGGCCATGGCCGCCAGCAACGGCGGCCATATGCTGAGCCACGCGCACCAGTGGGTGACGGCCCTGCcccacgccgccgccgccgccgcggccgccgccgccgccgccgtggAGGCGAGCTCGCCGTGGTCCGGCAGCGCCGTGGGAATGGCCGGCAGCCCCCAgcagccaccgccgccgccgccgccgccgccgccccaggGCCCCGACGTGAAGGGCGGCGCGGGGCGCGACGATCTGCACGCGGGCTCCGCTCTGCACCACCGCGGGCCGCCGCACCTCgggccaccgccgccgccgccgccgccgcaccaGGGCCACCCCGGGGGCTggggggccgccgccgccgctgccgccgccgccgccgccgccgccgccgccgcgcaccTCCCGTCCATGGCTGGGGGCCAGCAGCCGCCGCCGCAGAGCCTGCTCTACTCGCAGCCCGGGGGCTTCACGGTGAACGGCATGCTGAGCGCGCCCCCGGGGccgggcggcggcggtggcggcggcgcgggcggcggcgcCCAGAGCCTGGTGCACCCGGGGCTGGTGCGCGGAGACACTCCCGACCTGGCCgagcaccaccatcaccaccaccaccacgcgCACGCGCACCCGCCGCACCCGCACCACGCGCAGGGACCCCCGCAccacggcggcggcggcggcgcggggccCGGACTCAACAGCCACGACCCGCACTCGGACGAGGACACGCCGACGTCCGACGACCTAGAACAGTTCGCCAAGCAGTTCAAGCAGCGGCGCATCAAGCTGGGCTTCACGCAGGCCGACGTGGGGCTGGCGCTGGGCACCCTGTACGGCAACGTGTTCTCGCAGACCACCATCTGCCGCTTCGAGGCCCTGCAGCTGAGCTTCAAGAACATGTGCAAGCTCAAGCCGCTGCTGAACAAGTGGCTGGAGGAGGCGGACTCGAGCACCGGCAGCCCCACGAGCATCGACAAGATCGCGGCGCAGGGCCGCAAGCGCAAGAAGCGGACCTCCATCGAGGTGAGCGTCAAGGGCGCGCTCGAGAGCCACTTTCTCAAGTGCCCCAAGCCCTCTGCGCAGGAGATCACCAACCTGGCCGACAGCCTGCAGCTCGAGAAGGAGGTGGTGCGGGTCTGGTTCTGCAACCGGCGCCAGAAGGAGAAGCGCATGACGCCGCCCGGGATCCAGCAGCAGACGCCTGACGACGTCTACTCGCAGGTGGGCACCGTGAGCGCCGACACGCCGCCGCCGCACCACGGGCTGCAGACAAGCGTGCAGTGA
- the LOC132377298 gene encoding basic salivary proline-rich protein 2-like translates to MECGLSRCERRGPALWKCCCNQSGEFHFCPRIFLKLTTASCGSLRGEAGAILLAGGLGTDPPPGKPAFPAAAFAHRPLRVAAQASGPQPPGGDRDAAGRTRPTPAFVGRPSSPPPRGATAGPGAPKSTKRRPPAVPPPLASRTKQRPVPQAGPADPCSPPPPPFGLQPRAGACSEPGPRAWAPERIGLQALSSAFSAPRSSNSRQSRPGPRTENPQTWSRAQQTFLPWCSQKLSPDAGSLSRAGLSRPPAHPGNLHKFASRSSSS, encoded by the exons ATGGAATGTGGCTTGTCTAGG TGCGAGCGAAGGGGGCCGGCTCTCTGGAAATGCTGCTGTAATCAATCTGGGGAGTTTCACTTTTGCCCCCGGATCTTTCTAAAGCTGACCACGGCCTCCTGTGGCAGCTTGAGAGGCGAAGCCGGCGCGATCCTGCTGGCGGGCGGCTTGGGCACCGACCCGCCGCCTGGCAAACCCGCCTTCCCTGCGGCCGCGTTCGCCCACCGCCCGCTCAGGGTCGCCGCGCAGGCCAGCGGCCCGCAGCCCCCGGGCGGGGATCGCGATGCGGCCGGGCGCACGCGGCCGACCCCAGCGTTCGTGGGGCGCCCGAGTTCCCCCCCGCCCCGGGGGGCGACGGCTGGGCCTGGAGCCCCGAAGTCCACCAAGCGCCGGCCTCCCGCCGTCCCGCCTCCGCTCGCATCCCGAACAAAGCAGCGCCCGGTGCCCCAGGCCGGCCCCGCTGACCcctgctccccgccccccccccccttcggACTGCAGCCCAGGGCTGGAGCCTGTTCCGAGCCG GGCCCTCGGGCGTGGGCCCCAGAGAGGATCGGTCTGCAGGCCCTGAGCTCAGCTTTCTCGGCTCCACGGTCATCGAATTCCCGGCAGAGCAGGCCGGGCCCCAGGACGGAAAATCCGCAAACGTGGAGCAGAGCGCAACAGACCTTTCTACCCTGGTGTTCCCAGAAGTTGTCTCCAGACGCCGGGAGCCTGAGCCGCGCTGGGCTCAGCCGCCCCCCAGCCCACCCGGGAAACTTGCACAAGTTCGCATCCCGCTCCTCAAGTTCTTAG